One stretch of Prunus persica cultivar Lovell chromosome G1, Prunus_persica_NCBIv2, whole genome shotgun sequence DNA includes these proteins:
- the LOC18789311 gene encoding heme-binding protein 2, with product MERPLSILIVMCCYLYSCKLVLSGQAIESPQYKVVHSESDFELRQYRESSWMSALVRETTSFEKATKDGFHRLYQYIHGANLNTSEITMTAPVLTSIVPSVHGPAEYYVRLYLPAKYERTPPQPSSDLNLQFDKWRSHCIAVRKFTGFAKDDHFHKEFETLVNSLNKHLNGKPAILEDKSSYAIAQYNASYHLSGRLNEVWMDLSGFTSDC from the exons ATGGAGAGGCCATTGTCAATCTTGATAGTAATGTGTTGTTACCTTTACAGTTGTAAACTTGTACTGTCTGGTCAGGCTATTGAATCACCTCAGTACAAGGTGGTGCACTCAGAATCAGATTTTGAGCTGAGACAGTACAGGGAATCCTCATGGATGTCCGCTCTTGTCAGAGAAACAACCTCCTTTGAAAAAGCCACCAAAGATGGCTTTCACAG GTTGTATCAGTACATTCATGGAGCTAACCTTAACACTTCGGAAATTACCATGACTGCCCCTGTCTTAACAAGCATTGTCCCATCAGTGCATGGGCCAGCAGAATATTATGTAAGGCTGTATCTGCCTGCCAAATATGAAAGAACACCTCCACAGCCCTCCAGTGATCTGAATCTGCAGTTTGATAAGTGGAGAAGTCATTGCATAGCAGTCAGAAAGTTTACAGGGTTTGCCAAGGATGACCATTTTCATAAAGAATTTGAAACTCTTGTGAACAGCCTAAATAAGCACTTGAATGGAAAGCCTGCAATTTTGGAAGACAAGAGCTCCTATGCGATTGCCCAGTACAATGCTTCATATCACCTTTCTGGGCGCTTAAATGAAGTGTGGATGGATCTCTCTGGATTTACTTCCGACTGCTGA